TGCAAGCCATTGATTTAGCGACTAGAACACTCGCTGATCCGGGAGATCATGTCTGGATTGAAGCCCCTTCTTTTTTCGGAGCGATCCGCCAGTTCTCCCTAGCTGAAGTCGAGCTAACCTCTTTTCCTATTGATGAGGATGGATTGCGAGTCGATCTCGTGGAACAAGCACTGATTGAAGCAAAGGTTAAAGGCAAACCGATGCCGAAAATGTTTTATGTGATGCCGAATTACCACAACCCGACAGGAGTTAATTTGTCTCTTGCAAGAAGAAAGAAGTTAGCTGAGCTGGCCTATGAATATAATTTTTATGTGCTAGAAGATGATGCGTATGTTGAATTGAGCTTTAGCGGAGGTTTTGTCCCTTCCATTTACTCTTTCGGACCCGAACGAGTCATTTATATAAGCACATTTTCTAAAATCATTGCACCTGGTATACGTATGGGATGGGCCATTGCAGGTGAACAAGTCATTAATAAAATGAGGATGCTGAAATCCGATGGCTCTACGAGTGTGTTTGTTCAAGAGATAGTTTCTCAATTTCTAGCAAAAATAGATTTTGAGCAGCACGTCCAATATTTAACATCGATTTATCGCGCTAGAAAAGATGCGATGGTTCGAAGTATTCATGAATATTTCGGCAATGAAGTTTCCTATCAAATGCCTGAGGGCGGCTTTTTCCTTTGGCTCACATTCCCTGCTGAGGTAGATACGAGTGAGTTTATGGAGAAGTCACTTAAAAATGGGGTGGGTTATCTTGACGGGAAGCATTTTTACTTGCAGAACGATGAGTTAAACCATATCCGTCTTAGCTTCACCTTCTGTGATGAAGAACAAATTAGACGGGGAATTCAACGGATTGCCGAATCCTACAATGATTATAAAAACAATCGTGAGGTTTTAGAGGAGGCTTTGTAATGAGTGTTTCAATGACTGAATCTAAAAAAACAGCTCCAGTCATTTATATCAGACTGGATATCTCTGAAGAATACGTTAAAAAATTTAAAGAGGTATGTTCAGAAGTGATCATTGAACCCTGGAAGTTGGGCGAACCTGAACCTGAGTCGACTATGGATGTATCAGACTGTGAGGTACTCTTTACTTTGGGGCTGCACGATAACCTGAACATTCTAAAAAAAGCGCCAAACGTCAAATGGGTTCATTCGGTCAGTGTTGGATTGGATGCGATGTTACATGAAGAGATCCTTTCTAACGATCTCATCATCACCAACTCAAAAGGATGTACGTCTGTTCCAATTGCGGAGCATACGATCGCTCTTATTACTTCATTTGCCAGAGGCATCCCCACGATGATTAAAAACCAAATGAATAAAGAATGGGCAAGTCTTCCGTTAACTGATCTCTCCTATTCTACAGTAGGAATCATTGGGTATGGCGAAATCGGCTTTGAAATCGCCAAACGATGTAAAGCGCTTGGCATGGGAGTGATCGGCTGCCGTAAAAATCCCGGCAAAAGAAGGGAAAATGAGCCGGCTGATTCAGTAGTGGGAATGGATCGAGTGGATGAA
This window of the Bacillus gobiensis genome carries:
- a CDS encoding D-2-hydroxyacid dehydrogenase, with the protein product MSVSMTESKKTAPVIYIRLDISEEYVKKFKEVCSEVIIEPWKLGEPEPESTMDVSDCEVLFTLGLHDNLNILKKAPNVKWVHSVSVGLDAMLHEEILSNDLIITNSKGCTSVPIAEHTIALITSFARGIPTMIKNQMNKEWASLPLTDLSYSTVGIIGYGEIGFEIAKRCKALGMGVIGCRKNPGKRRENEPADSVVGMDRVDEVLSQSDFIVLALPSTKETQSFLNKKRLSKMKKDSFLINIGRGNTVVENDLIEFLSDGRIAGAALDVFEVEPLPKDHPFWELENVIVSPHNAYNSARHHDRVMDLFLQNLKRYSEGKPLLNVVNKETGY
- a CDS encoding aminotransferase-like domain-containing protein, with translation MHQLTEFSFSKRFPELPLISAALAEEHPDFVPLSFGFPAKESFLIPLLSEAAVSALQTQGLESLQYTGGTGPKKVNEWIKKRSELRSIQSENENILVTSGSMQAIDLATRTLADPGDHVWIEAPSFFGAIRQFSLAEVELTSFPIDEDGLRVDLVEQALIEAKVKGKPMPKMFYVMPNYHNPTGVNLSLARRKKLAELAYEYNFYVLEDDAYVELSFSGGFVPSIYSFGPERVIYISTFSKIIAPGIRMGWAIAGEQVINKMRMLKSDGSTSVFVQEIVSQFLAKIDFEQHVQYLTSIYRARKDAMVRSIHEYFGNEVSYQMPEGGFFLWLTFPAEVDTSEFMEKSLKNGVGYLDGKHFYLQNDELNHIRLSFTFCDEEQIRRGIQRIAESYNDYKNNREVLEEAL